One Narcine bancroftii isolate sNarBan1 chromosome 3, sNarBan1.hap1, whole genome shotgun sequence DNA window includes the following coding sequences:
- the LOC138758546 gene encoding hepatic lectin-like isoform X1, with protein MVKNGAGDGQGQEEIKMNVRSTAEESQQDGNCEASDRGPAKGMAGTTPGKTFGIVSYILLGLFVLLTVMFVVELLKFRQMSGEMKDLKDDITEQLARMKEDLMNKIESESTRLLEGQRNIGNRISSSSDQMHIWHSNLQSQMADVRDNCLPKFECPNQWTLFGQKCYYFSPSTKDWLSSQMFCLSEMGNLAVIDRSDKQAFVRKEVKSTRHWIGLNESITDGAWLWVDGTDFSASQKFWSAGEPRNTGSYESCVGTNRDGNWAVYSCHEKMNFICERSVFCNFK; from the exons ATGGTGAAGAATGGCGCCGGAGATGGACAGGGGCAGGAGGAGATCAAGATGAACGTGAGGAGCACAG CTGAAGAGTCACAGCAGGATGGAAATTGCGAGGCatcagacagag GACCTGCAAAAGGGATGGCGGGAACCACGCCGGGGAAAACCTTTGGGATTGTGTCCTACATTCTGCTGGGCCTCTTTGTTCTACTAACCGTGATGTTTGTCGTCGAGCTGCTGAAGT tCAGACAGATGTCGGGTGAAATGAAAGATTTGAAGGATGACATCACAGAGCAACTAGCAAGAATGAAGGAGG ATCTGATGAACAAAATCGAGAGTGAATCCACCAGATTGTTGGAAGGACAAAGGAACATTGGAAACAGGA TTTCAAGTTCGAGTGACCAGATGCACATATGGCACAGCAACCTGCAATCTCAGATGGCAGATGTAAGGGATAACT GTCTGCCCAAGTTTGAATGTCCCAACCAGTGGACATTGTTTGGCCAAAAATGTTACTACTTTTCACCCAGCACGAAAGATTGGCTGTCATCCCAGATGTTTTgtttatcagagatgggcaaCTTGGCTGTGATTGACAGATCTGACAAACAG GCGTTTGTGAGGAAAGAGGTCAAGTCAACTCGACATTGGATTGGCCTGAACGAGTCGATCACGGATGGAGCCTGGCTTTGGGTGGATGGTACCGATTTCTCTGCCTCACAGAA GTTCTGGTCTGCCGGCGAGCCCAGGAATACTGGAAGTTACGAATCATGTGTCGGTACAAATCGTGATGGGAATTGGGCTGTTTATTCATGTCACGAGAAAATGAATTTCATCTGTGAACGATCTGTGTTctgtaattttaaataa
- the LOC138758546 gene encoding hepatic lectin-like isoform X2: MAGTTPGKTFGIVSYILLGLFVLLTVMFVVELLKFRQMSGEMKDLKDDITEQLARMKEDLMNKIESESTRLLEGQRNIGNRISSSSDQMHIWHSNLQSQMADVRDNCLPKFECPNQWTLFGQKCYYFSPSTKDWLSSQMFCLSEMGNLAVIDRSDKQAFVRKEVKSTRHWIGLNESITDGAWLWVDGTDFSASQKFWSAGEPRNTGSYESCVGTNRDGNWAVYSCHEKMNFICERSVFCNFK; the protein is encoded by the exons ATGGCGGGAACCACGCCGGGGAAAACCTTTGGGATTGTGTCCTACATTCTGCTGGGCCTCTTTGTTCTACTAACCGTGATGTTTGTCGTCGAGCTGCTGAAGT tCAGACAGATGTCGGGTGAAATGAAAGATTTGAAGGATGACATCACAGAGCAACTAGCAAGAATGAAGGAGG ATCTGATGAACAAAATCGAGAGTGAATCCACCAGATTGTTGGAAGGACAAAGGAACATTGGAAACAGGA TTTCAAGTTCGAGTGACCAGATGCACATATGGCACAGCAACCTGCAATCTCAGATGGCAGATGTAAGGGATAACT GTCTGCCCAAGTTTGAATGTCCCAACCAGTGGACATTGTTTGGCCAAAAATGTTACTACTTTTCACCCAGCACGAAAGATTGGCTGTCATCCCAGATGTTTTgtttatcagagatgggcaaCTTGGCTGTGATTGACAGATCTGACAAACAG GCGTTTGTGAGGAAAGAGGTCAAGTCAACTCGACATTGGATTGGCCTGAACGAGTCGATCACGGATGGAGCCTGGCTTTGGGTGGATGGTACCGATTTCTCTGCCTCACAGAA GTTCTGGTCTGCCGGCGAGCCCAGGAATACTGGAAGTTACGAATCATGTGTCGGTACAAATCGTGATGGGAATTGGGCTGTTTATTCATGTCACGAGAAAATGAATTTCATCTGTGAACGATCTGTGTTctgtaattttaaataa